DNA sequence from the Planctomycetota bacterium genome:
AAGTTCCACCGTGGCTGGCGAGAGGTCAGAAAAAATGCTGCTTTATTGCGCCATCGGCATGAACATTGAATTACTGTAATCCTGGCCAGAGGGGCCAGTTTTTGCGAGGTAGAGTCGCTTGGCGTTTGGCCCACCGCAGGAACGTAGGTGAGAGCTGATCGCACTTGATATGACCTGAACGAGAAATCTGGACCTGCACCGCAGAGGAATCGAAATCATGAAACGCATTGCCTTGTTGTTGGCCGCCGCCGGTGTGTGGATGGCCTTGGAAGTTATCTCGGCCCAGGCCAGTTGGACCGTCGCCCTGCCGGGCACGCCTCGCGCCCAGGCGATCCGCGCCATGGACATTCACAGCCGGCCAAACCGCCCGTTGCATATCTACGGCACGATGGTCCGCCGCCAGGGCCGCGGCTAACGCCAGCGGTCAATTCGTCGCCAACATTCAAGCCGAGGGTCGCTGGTCCTCGGCTTTTTGTCTTGGCGAAGAGAATATCGCTGACCCGGGCGCATCTTACTGGCCGCCTGGCATTCGGCCGTCGATGAACATTGCTGGGGCGCTTCGGGCGGTGCGGCTGCTATCGCGTCGATGCTGGCAGCGGTCGGCCTTGCCGCGATTTTCACCCCCTGGTACTGAATGCAGGTTGCGCGCATTCCGCCTTTTACCGCCCAGGGCTCCAATCTCTGGCGCAAGTAGTCGACGGTAGCGCCCCGGAATCTTTCCATCGGGTAATTCACTGTCATGTCGGCGTCGTCGTGGATTCGACGTCTGGGGTTGTTGATTTGCTGCGCGATCGCCGCCGGCTGCGTTCGCGGTCCGTACCAATACAGCCAATTCCACGCCTCGAACCAGAAGCCGGCACCCAGCGACATCCACATCGTTCACGGCCAGCCGCGGCCCAAGCTCGACCGTGTGGCCAAGATCGCGGCCACGCCCCAGCGGGTGTTGCACCTGAATCGCAAGGTGAATCGACACGAGCTGTCGCCCGAGACGCAAGCGGTGCTGGTCGCGTATATGTGTCAGAACGATCTGGCTGACGTTCAGGTACACATCAATTGCTACGAGCCGTCGGAACAGTGGCGACTGCTGCGCGAAAATGACCGCATTGGCCCCGGTTGGCGCTACACGCTCGGCAGTCTGAGCGTGATCGGCTACACGGTCCTGCCGGGTCGCGTGTTTGGCGGCGATCGCTACAACCCGTTCACCAACACGCTGAACCTGAACTCCGACGTGCCAGCCGTGGTGCTCCGCGAGGCGGCCTATGCCAAGGACGTGCATGGCCGCAAATTGCCGGGCACCTACGTGGCGATCAATCAATTGCCGTTCGTCGGACTGTGGCATGACACGCGCAGCGTTTCGGATGTGTTGGCCTATGCCGAAGCGCACGAGGATTGGGAACTGGAAAAAGAGGCGTATCACGTCCTATTCCCGCGGGTCGGCGCCGACGTCGCCAACAGCGGCGCGATCGTGGCGCCGGTCTGGTGGGAAGGGGCCGCCATCGGCGTCGGGGGCTCACTGGTCGGACACGCCACCGGGCGCACCGTCGCGGCGCGACGCTCGATGCTCCGCGCGCGGCGCAGCAAAGCGCTCGAATCGATGTTGGCCGAGGCGCGTGAAAGTCGCGAGCCTTCCGAGCCGAGTGAGGTAATTGCCGCAGATGCGACCGATAGCCTTGAGGAAGGGACACTTTCGCTCGCGCCAGCGCCACCGCGAGTTCTCTTCGAGTCACCGCGATAGCAGTGGCGGTGTACGATGCAGCCGCGATTCAAGCGGCTAGTCGACCAGCGGGCGGTTCAGCTCGGTTTGCCATTGGGACGGATCGAGACCAGACTCGGGGCCGACGGCGTAATACTCCCAGCAGCCGGCTCCTTGTCGGTGCCCTTGCTGGTCGACCCAGGCTGAGAACTCGCGCCAGCCATTCGGCAATTCCTCGTACGGCCCGCGGTAGATCGTCCGCGCGACGCGCGTGGCCGGCAGCGTACTCATCGTCACACGCCCGGTCGGCTTCACGGCCGACGCGACCGGCACGCCGAGTTCGAAATCGAACTCGTGGTCCGGCACTTTGAAATGATGGGTGAACCAGGGGCCGGTCTTCGCCACCCCCTGCGCCGCGACCGCGGCCATCAGCTCCTGCAGCCCGGGCATCATCACCTGGCGAATCTCGCTAGCCGGCACGCACAGGCGAATGACCGCGGTCAATCGTTCCTCGGTGTTCACGATTTGCGGCGGATCGATCATGACGAGAGCCCTGGGCGCGTGAAACGTGAAAGTGGGAAGAACGACTAAAGCACCGGCCCGGGCAGCTTGCGACTCGCCGGCCGCAAGGCCCAAGACGTCATCGCAATGGCCAAGACAATGAGCGGCGTCATTACTTCGCCAACTCCGTCTTTCACGAACACGTGCGTCGCGGCGGCGCCGGTCAGGTTGAAGAAAATGCCGGCATAGGCCCATTCCTTTAATCGCAGCAGACCAGGCATGAGGATCGCAAACACCGCCAGCAATTTCCAAAAGCCGAGGATCGTGAAGAAGTAGAGCGGATAGCCCAGGTGCGTGGCCGCCAGGATCACCTGATCGGGCTGGGCCACGTCGAAATAACCCCCCGACAGGTAAGCAAACGACAACAAGCCGGTCGCGAGCCAGTAGATGATTTTTGCAGCCACTTGTAAGTGCCTTTCAATCCGTTGAAGGTGAATCAAGAAAGCGAATCCTTCGCCGAATACTCTCCGCGTCCAGAACACCAAAAAGAAAGGGGAGAGGAGAGAGTAGACCGCAGGAGAGTGGAGAAAGTTGACGCGGAAAGCTGTCGGCTCTCCTCTCTACTTTCTCCACTCTCCTGCTCTATTTTTTCGACCTGGGGTC
Encoded proteins:
- a CDS encoding DoxX family protein; translated protein: MAAKIIYWLATGLLSFAYLSGGYFDVAQPDQVILAATHLGYPLYFFTILGFWKLLAVFAILMPGLLRLKEWAYAGIFFNLTGAAATHVFVKDGVGEVMTPLIVLAIAMTSWALRPASRKLPGPVL
- a CDS encoding GyrI-like domain-containing protein, which produces MIDPPQIVNTEERLTAVIRLCVPASEIRQVMMPGLQELMAAVAAQGVAKTGPWFTHHFKVPDHEFDFELGVPVASAVKPTGRVTMSTLPATRVARTIYRGPYEELPNGWREFSAWVDQQGHRQGAGCWEYYAVGPESGLDPSQWQTELNRPLVD